The following are from one region of the Pseudodesulfovibrio piezophilus C1TLV30 genome:
- a CDS encoding DUF21 domain-containing protein, which yields MQTVFIWCGIVFCLTQSAIFSGLNLAYFSLSRLRLEVEAYSGNRRAAKVLALRQEPNLLLCTILWGNVGINVLLTLLSESVMTGVASFAFSTFVITIVGEILPQAYFSRQALLIGATLVPVIRFYQVVLYPLAKPASMMLDRLVGRENIEYFKENKIRHLLKMHIDSTDADIDEIEGMGAMNFLTLDDIEVCQEGEPIQIQSIIGLRFENGRPIFPSDVATFVEQVNSSGEKWVVLTDSQDRPRLLLDADGYLRNVMKGGVVSPADYCHLPILVHNDHIRLGEVLNRLEVHPVSPEDDVIDADTILVWTARHRRIITGADIFGRLMRGISRVRRSGRPSAT from the coding sequence ATGCAAACGGTCTTCATTTGGTGTGGCATTGTTTTTTGTCTGACCCAGTCAGCCATCTTCTCCGGTCTCAATCTCGCCTATTTCAGTCTCAGCAGGCTTCGCTTGGAAGTGGAGGCATATTCCGGCAATCGGCGGGCAGCCAAGGTCTTGGCGTTGCGGCAGGAGCCGAATCTTCTTTTATGCACCATTCTCTGGGGGAATGTCGGCATCAACGTCCTGCTGACCCTGCTCTCGGAGTCGGTCATGACAGGCGTCGCCTCTTTTGCCTTTTCCACGTTTGTCATCACCATTGTTGGTGAAATTTTGCCACAGGCCTACTTCTCACGCCAGGCTCTTTTGATTGGAGCAACGCTCGTGCCGGTCATCCGTTTTTATCAGGTGGTGCTCTATCCTCTGGCCAAACCCGCTTCAATGATGTTGGATCGGCTGGTGGGCAGGGAAAATATCGAGTATTTCAAGGAGAACAAGATTCGTCATCTGCTGAAGATGCACATTGATTCCACTGACGCCGACATCGATGAAATCGAAGGGATGGGAGCCATGAATTTCCTGACACTTGACGACATCGAAGTCTGTCAGGAAGGAGAGCCTATTCAGATTCAGAGTATTATAGGGCTTCGTTTTGAGAATGGTCGGCCAATTTTTCCCTCGGACGTTGCAACCTTCGTGGAACAGGTCAATTCTTCCGGTGAGAAGTGGGTTGTCCTGACGGATAGCCAGGACCGTCCCCGCCTGTTGCTCGATGCCGATGGATATCTGAGAAACGTCATGAAGGGCGGGGTTGTCTCGCCTGCGGATTATTGCCACCTACCTATTCTCGTTCACAATGATCATATCCGACTGGGTGAAGTGCTGAACAGGCTTGAGGTTCACCCGGTGTCACCGGAGGACGATGTCATTGACGCAGACACCATACTTGTCTGGACAGCGCGTCATCGGCGCATCATTACCGGAGCCGATATATTCGGGCGGTTGATGCGTGGCATCTCTCGGGTTCGACGAAGCGGTCGCCCTTCGGCGACGTGA
- a CDS encoding mechanosensitive ion channel family protein, giving the protein MRSRQVLPILATLLCFLTLGLSPLNRAYGAENSSQEIFRYQIESFSLLLSEEENAAERTASLLMTIETQLGGLLESYQKAGIAKNTSSTSPIDRKHYEASIRHILDQCDQLTATLHEAARAGNARLEFLQSYGQMTSTLPQDSRAMLRHSAQNMRQRVSRLEKQTETHLAKMNSLLRQIKRLNGKLESPKEDTQTLYDIWIQYLLVGKMPVFSLDFWQSPALGKNWLILKQTEFESALISLHDGGIKFIFILITLAAVGLSSKRLLKLLPSPALRNKNHGRINLYFLTAVVGLSLFLAIRFTFPNGMDSLAALAAGLFLLSILKLAKHICADRYLATYGHTRLAFLFVVSTQLLILYMPSRTTTVTFMLIVLILWANDSFHAWRKKGQKLTVTAMRGGALAPLFAITLFGYGRLACLLTLLWCLGVFIRALGNVWAQCLSLETERSAKFQKGLVRSLLVPFGWAVAFVMTFLWLVDFFGEKTIATVLEMKATFGGQSLYLKDVIALAILFFLTKSCISTFKVSLEHVGNRWPRAKRGAVPSIQTLFSYAVWSLFTLAALRILGVSLTSITVIAGGLSVGIGFGLQNVVNNFISGLILLFGRSIQQGDVIEMGQVWCTVKKINIRTTLVETFENAVIMIPNSDLVTTQVTNWTKNNPTLRRDILVGVAYGSETRKVEQTLLALAQEHPHVLKTPAAQVLFNDFGASSLDFILRIWIDDIDNTVKATSELRFAIDAAFREADIEIAFPQMDIHFKTAPALAEHLMKKES; this is encoded by the coding sequence ATGAGATCTCGCCAAGTCTTGCCCATTCTAGCAACACTCCTCTGCTTTCTCACTCTGGGGCTGAGTCCCCTGAATCGTGCATATGGGGCAGAAAATTCAAGCCAGGAAATATTTCGCTATCAGATCGAATCTTTTTCCCTGCTTCTATCAGAAGAGGAAAATGCAGCCGAAAGGACAGCATCCCTTCTCATGACAATCGAGACCCAACTCGGAGGACTTCTGGAAAGTTACCAGAAAGCGGGTATTGCCAAAAACACCTCAAGCACCTCACCCATTGATCGCAAACACTATGAGGCCTCAATTCGTCACATCCTCGACCAGTGCGATCAACTGACTGCCACGCTGCATGAAGCTGCACGAGCAGGAAACGCCCGACTGGAATTTTTGCAGTCCTATGGGCAGATGACATCGACCCTGCCGCAGGATTCCAGGGCCATGCTCCGCCACTCCGCACAAAACATGAGACAGAGGGTCTCCCGGCTGGAAAAACAGACCGAGACACACCTGGCCAAAATGAATTCATTGCTCCGTCAGATAAAACGATTGAACGGAAAACTGGAATCCCCCAAGGAAGACACTCAAACACTATACGACATATGGATACAATATCTTCTTGTGGGCAAGATGCCCGTCTTCAGTCTTGATTTCTGGCAAAGTCCCGCTCTCGGCAAGAACTGGTTGATACTGAAGCAAACAGAATTTGAATCAGCCCTTATCTCACTCCATGACGGGGGGATCAAATTTATCTTCATCCTGATAACGCTTGCGGCCGTGGGTCTTTCGTCCAAACGTCTCCTCAAGTTGCTGCCCAGCCCGGCGCTCAGAAACAAAAATCACGGCCGAATCAATCTGTACTTTCTGACAGCGGTCGTGGGCCTTTCACTCTTTCTCGCCATCCGCTTCACCTTTCCCAATGGCATGGATTCACTGGCCGCCCTTGCTGCCGGACTTTTCCTGCTCAGTATTCTCAAGCTTGCGAAACACATCTGTGCCGACAGGTATCTTGCCACCTACGGGCACACTCGGTTGGCCTTTCTCTTCGTGGTCTCCACGCAGTTACTCATACTCTATATGCCAAGCCGGACCACGACAGTGACGTTCATGCTCATTGTCCTTATCTTGTGGGCGAACGATTCTTTTCATGCATGGAGAAAAAAAGGACAGAAACTCACGGTCACGGCCATGCGCGGCGGGGCACTGGCTCCTTTGTTTGCCATCACCCTCTTCGGCTATGGCCGCTTGGCCTGTCTCTTGACACTCCTCTGGTGCCTGGGAGTTTTCATTCGGGCGCTCGGGAATGTCTGGGCACAATGTCTGTCCCTGGAAACTGAAAGGAGTGCGAAATTCCAAAAGGGATTGGTTCGGAGTCTGCTGGTCCCTTTTGGCTGGGCTGTCGCTTTTGTCATGACATTTCTCTGGCTTGTCGATTTCTTTGGTGAAAAGACCATAGCAACAGTGCTAGAAATGAAGGCAACCTTTGGGGGCCAGTCCCTCTATCTCAAAGATGTCATCGCCCTCGCAATTCTCTTTTTCCTGACAAAAAGCTGCATTTCCACTTTCAAGGTCTCTCTCGAACACGTCGGCAACCGATGGCCCAGGGCCAAACGCGGGGCTGTCCCATCAATCCAGACACTTTTTTCCTACGCTGTCTGGTCTCTTTTCACTCTGGCAGCCCTGCGCATCCTCGGAGTCAGCCTGACCAGCATCACTGTCATCGCCGGAGGTCTCAGTGTCGGTATCGGTTTCGGCTTGCAAAATGTTGTCAACAACTTCATCAGCGGCCTGATCCTGCTTTTCGGCAGATCCATCCAGCAAGGAGATGTGATTGAGATGGGGCAGGTTTGGTGCACGGTCAAAAAAATCAATATCCGCACAACCCTGGTGGAGACATTCGAAAATGCCGTCATCATGATACCCAACTCGGATCTCGTGACCACACAGGTGACCAACTGGACCAAGAATAACCCGACACTGAGACGGGATATCCTCGTGGGTGTGGCCTACGGATCAGAGACAAGAAAGGTAGAACAAACCCTGTTGGCTCTTGCCCAGGAACACCCGCATGTCCTGAAAACCCCCGCAGCCCAGGTTCTGTTCAATGATTTTGGTGCCAGCAGCCTCGACTTTATTCTCAGGATATGGATTGACGACATTGACAACACAGTCAAAGCGACATCCGAACTGCGTTTCGCCATTGACGCGGCATTCCGGGAAGCCGATATTGAAATTGCCTTCCCACAGATGGATATTCATTTCAAGACTGCCCCGGCCCTTGCAGAGCACTTGATGAAAAAAGAATCCTGA